DNA from Asanoa sp. WMMD1127:
CTGGCCGCACACGCGCGCCGCGCGCTCGATCTGCTGGTCCCGCTCGACCCGGCCGCCGTCGAGCAGGTGACCTTCGTCGGCCAGGGCTGGACGGTCGGGCTGGCGCAGGAGGCGGCGCTCAAGTGCCGGGAGGCGGCGACCTTCTGGACCGAGGCGTACCCGGCGATGGACTACCGGCACGGCCCCGTCTCGATCGCGGCGCCGGGCCGCGCGGTCTGGTCGTTCGGCCCTCCGCCGGCCGGGCTGCCCGGCGAGGTGACCGCGACCGGCGCGACATTCGCCGGCGGTGGTGCGAGTCTTGATCCGATGGCCGAGCTGATCCTGGCGCAGCGGTTCGCGGTCGCGCTCGCGGCACACCGCGGGCTCGATCCGGACACCCCGCGCAACCTGACCCGTTCCGTCGTCCTGGAGCCGCGGTGACACGGCCGGCCGAGGTCGTCGTGGCGCTCGACGTCGGCGGCACGGTGATGAAGTGCGGGCTGGTGTCCGCGGCCGGCGAGCTGCGGCACGCGGAACGCCACCCGACCAACGCGGCCGCCGGTGGCGAGGCGGTCGTCCGGACGATTCTCGACGTGGCGGCCGGGCTGGCGGCCACGGCGCGCGCCGACGGCCTGACTCCGGTGGCGGCCGGCGTCGCGGTGCCCGGCGTCGTCGACGAGGAGCAGGGCGTGGCGGTCTGGGCGGCCAACGTGGGCTTCCGCGACGTACCCCTGCGTGATCTGGTGGCCGACCGGCTCGGCCTGCCCGCGGCGCTCGGCCACGACGTGCGCGCGGGCGGAGTGGCCGAGGCCCGGTTGGGCGCCGGCGCCGGCAGCCGGCACGTGCTGTTCGTGGCGATCGGCACCGGCATCGCGGCCGCCCACGTGGTCGACGGGCGGGCGTTCGCCGGCGCGCACGGGGCGGCCGGCGAGGTCGGGCACATCATGGTCCGCCCCGAGGGCCCGCCGTGCGGGTGCGGCGCGCGCGGTTGCCTGGAAGCGGTGGCGTCGGCGTCCGCGCTGGCCCGCCGCTACAAAGAGCTGGCCGGCGTGCCCCTGTCGGCGGCCGAGGTCGCGGCCGCGGCGGCCGGCGGGGATCCGATCGCCGCGCGCGCCTGGAGCGAGGTGGTCGACGCGCTGGCCGACGGCCTGACGATCGCGCAGACCTTGTTCGACCCGGCGGTGGTCGTCGTCGGTGGTGGCCTCGCCGAGGCCGGTGAGCAGCTGCTGGCGCCGCTCGCCGCCGGGGTGCGGGCCCGATTGACCTTCCAGCGCGAGCCGGCGCTGGTGCGGGCGGCGCTCGGTGACGCGGCGGGTTGCCTCGGCGCCGGCCTGCTCGGCAGGGACGTGGTGGAGGCGACGTGAGGATCGACGGACGGGTGGTGACGCCGAGCGGCGTCGTGACGGGTTCGGTCGAGGTGACCGGCACCCAGATCGGCGCGATCTCGCCGGGCGACGTCAGCGATCCACAATGGATCGTCCCGGGCTTCGTCGACATCCACAACCACGGCGGTGGCGGCGACACGTTCACGACCGGCGACCCGGACGCGGCGTTGCGCGCGGCCGCGTTCCACCTGCGGCACGGCACCACGACGCTGTACGCGAGCCTGGTCAGCTCGCCGTTCGAGCTGATGCGGGCGGCCACGGCGGCGTACGCCCCGATGGTTTCCTCCGGGGTGCTCGCCGGGATCCATTTCGAGGGCCCCTACCTGTCGGAGGTCCGCTGCGGCGCGCAGAACCCGTCCCACCTGCGCGATCCGTCCGTCGAGGAGCTGGCCACGCTGATCACCCTCGGCGGCGGGGCGGTCCGGATGGTGACGATCGCGCCCGAGCGGACGGGCGCCATCGACGCCATCCAGATGCTCGTTTCGCATGGCGTGGTCGCGGCGGTGGGGCACACGGACGCGACGTACGAGCAGACGCTGGCCGCCGTCGAAGCGGGCGCGAGCGTCGGCACGCACGTGTTCAACGGCATGCGGCCGCCGCACCACCGCGAGCCGGGCCCGGTCTTCGCGCTGCTCGGCGCGCCGAGCGTGGTCTGTGAGCTGGTCGCCGACGGCGTGCACCTGCACGACGGCACGCTCGCCTTCGCCGCCGGCGTCGCCGGCCCGGACCGAGCGGCCCTGGTCACCGACGCGATGGCCGCGGCGGGCATGCCCGACGGCGCCTACGAGCTCGGTGGTCAACAGGTCGAGGTCCGCGACCGGGTGGCCCGGCTGGCCCGTGACGGCGCGATCGCCGGCAGCACGCTGACCATGGACGCCGCGCTGCGCCAGGCGGTCGGCGCCGGCATCCCGATCGTCGACGCCTGCCGCATGGCCGCGACGACACCCGCCCGCGCGGTCGGCCTCGGCGAGACGGTGGGCGCGCTGCATCCGGGCTGGCGAGCCGACCTGGCCATCCTCGACGAGGACCTACGCGTCGTACGCGTCATGCGCGCGGGCTCCTGGGTCAGCTAGCCCGTTTCGCGAAGGTCACCGCGCGGTTTGCGACGGTCCGCGATGATGCCTGTGTGACCGCGAAGCGGCGTTTGCTGACCTTCCTCACCTGCAGCGTCATCGCCGGCGTCCTGCTGCTGGTCACGGTCGTCTTCAGCCTCCGCGACCACACGGCCGCGAGCTGGCTGACCGGCGCCGCCAGCCTCCTCGTCTGGGCAACCGGCCTCGTCGCCGTCTGGCCGGTAATCACCGAAATCCGCACCGGCGACTTTCGGCGGTAGCCGAGTCCTCGGGACGGGCTGAGCCCTACGAGCGGCCGAAGCGGGCCACGTGGTGCCAGACGCGCTTCAAGGTTTGGGGGTCGTGTTTGCCGGCGTTGGCCGCGGCCCCGACGATCCGGGCGTCCAGCCGGCCGTCGACCGCGACCTCCAACCCGGCCGCCACCACTTCCGGCCCGCGGTAGTCCGGATGCCGCACCAGCTCGTCGACGCTCAGCGCGAACCCCGGATGCCACTCCACCGGGCATCGCAGCCCCGCCGCCAGTTCCTCGACCGCCGTCCCGCGGTAGCACGGGTCCAGCACCAGCGCCTCGACGTCGGAGTCGAACCGGACCACGCCGTGCACGTGGGCCTCGATGTAGTCGTCCAGGTAGTCCAGTGAGTCCGCGTCGGCCAGGGCGATGAGCGACATCCGCGAGGCGACCCCGAAGGAGCTCGGCGCGAGGTAGCTGTCGGGATAGCAGAACGTCGTCCGCGGCAGGGTCTCCGGGCGCATCCGGAGGTACGCGGACCCGAACCGCGGTGAGCCGCCCTCGGGGCGGCGACGGTGGTTGAGCGAGCCGTACTTCGGCCGGCTCGAAGCGGCGGCCGCGTCGTACACCCCGCCGAACATCCGGCTCTCCCACCGCCACCGGTCGCCGCCGGGATGAGCGGTCAGGCCGCCGTTGCCCGTGCCCGTCTCGAACTGCGACCGGTAGACCCCCGCCCGGGCCATCGCGGCCAGGATGGGCTCGCCGGCGAACATGCGGTCGGGGTGGAAGTGCACCGTCACCCGCAGCGCCGGGTCCACCGGGTCGCCGGAGGCCAGGTCCGCGACGTGGGCGACCGCGCGCTCCCAGCTCATCCGCGAAGCCCGGTGATGTTGAGGCGCACGTGGCCCAGCGGCAGCCGGTCGAGCACCTCCTGCGCCATCCGGTCCATCGCCACCGACACCCGGTGGTACGCGGCCGCGTCCCAGCTACGCGCCAAGGTCGGCGACTGCCTTCGCGGAAGCGCGGTATCTCATGGTCGC
Protein-coding regions in this window:
- a CDS encoding DUF3626 domain-containing protein, coding for MSWERAVAHVADLASGDPVDPALRVTVHFHPDRMFAGEPILAAMARAGVYRSQFETGTGNGGLTAHPGGDRWRWESRMFGGVYDAAAASSRPKYGSLNHRRRPEGGSPRFGSAYLRMRPETLPRTTFCYPDSYLAPSSFGVASRMSLIALADADSLDYLDDYIEAHVHGVVRFDSDVEALVLDPCYRGTAVEELAAGLRCPVEWHPGFALSVDELVRHPDYRGPEVVAAGLEVAVDGRLDARIVGAAANAGKHDPQTLKRVWHHVARFGRS
- the nagA gene encoding N-acetylglucosamine-6-phosphate deacetylase, encoding MRIDGRVVTPSGVVTGSVEVTGTQIGAISPGDVSDPQWIVPGFVDIHNHGGGGDTFTTGDPDAALRAAAFHLRHGTTTLYASLVSSPFELMRAATAAYAPMVSSGVLAGIHFEGPYLSEVRCGAQNPSHLRDPSVEELATLITLGGGAVRMVTIAPERTGAIDAIQMLVSHGVVAAVGHTDATYEQTLAAVEAGASVGTHVFNGMRPPHHREPGPVFALLGAPSVVCELVADGVHLHDGTLAFAAGVAGPDRAALVTDAMAAAGMPDGAYELGGQQVEVRDRVARLARDGAIAGSTLTMDAALRQAVGAGIPIVDACRMAATTPARAVGLGETVGALHPGWRADLAILDEDLRVVRVMRAGSWVS
- a CDS encoding ROK family protein; the encoded protein is MTRPAEVVVALDVGGTVMKCGLVSAAGELRHAERHPTNAAAGGEAVVRTILDVAAGLAATARADGLTPVAAGVAVPGVVDEEQGVAVWAANVGFRDVPLRDLVADRLGLPAALGHDVRAGGVAEARLGAGAGSRHVLFVAIGTGIAAAHVVDGRAFAGAHGAAGEVGHIMVRPEGPPCGCGARGCLEAVASASALARRYKELAGVPLSAAEVAAAAAGGDPIAARAWSEVVDALADGLTIAQTLFDPAVVVVGGGLAEAGEQLLAPLAAGVRARLTFQREPALVRAALGDAAGCLGAGLLGRDVVEAT